In the genome of Thermodesulfobacteriota bacterium, the window GTCATCAAAAAGAATTTGCGCAGTGGACTGGCCATATTTAGACGTAAGCGGAGCCCCGCTCTCGCCCGGCCTTCCAGCTTGCCTGGATACGAGTTCTACTCCTGGGGTATCGATCGGGATAGCAAAAGAGACTGCATAGTCCTTGTCTTGGAAAGTCATATTTCTAGTTGGAAGAACCAAGATCTCATGTGTATACGGAGCACCAGTAACGATCGCTTTGATCCCCCTTACCACTATTCCATCCTCATTTCTATCAACCATCCTTAGATATAAGTCCGGGTTATGCTGCTCATGAGGGCGCTTTGTCCGATCACCTTTGGCATCAGTCATTGCTACACATGTAGTAAGGTCCTCATCCTGAACCCACTCAAGGTAGTTTAAAAACTTCACATGATAGTCAGTGCCGTATTTTTGATCAGTGTTGTTTGTATTTTCATAAAGTGCATTCAGCGCATCGTGACACAAATATCTTTGAGCGCAGCCTGTCTCTCTGCATAGGAGCCTTGTCATCTCAAGTTTTTTTAATAGATCGTCTTGGCTTGTGTTGATATGCAAAAGCCGGTTTACCTTCTTGCCCGTTACATGAGAAGTTGCAGTCATGGTTTCAGAATATTCCGGCAAAAGCGCATATTCATATGTTACGGAAATTGCCTCAACACCCGGTTTTAGCAAAGGCTCATCTACAACACTCTCGACTTTGTTGCCTTTTATGTATACGGTTGGATTTAATTCCCTAAGACTTTCTACAAATTGCTCTGGTGTCTTTAGCATCTT includes:
- a CDS encoding 4-hydroxyphenylacetate 3-hydroxylase N-terminal domain-containing protein, whose translation is MLKTPEQFVESLRELNPTVYIKGNKVESVVDEPLLKPGVEAISVTYEYALLPEYSETMTATSHVTGKKVNRLLHINTSQDDLLKKLEMTRLLCRETGCAQRYLCHDALNALYENTNNTDQKYGTDYHVKFLNYLEWVQDEDLTTCVAMTDAKGDRTKRPHEQHNPDLYLRMVDRNEDGIVVRGIKAIVTGAPYTHEILVLPTRNMTFQDKDYAVSFAIPIDTPGVELVSRQAGRPGESGAPLTSKYGQSTAQILFDDVFVPWDRVFLAGEWDFAGSLTESFATHHRVSCIGARAGLGDMLIGATASMAEANGLDLQKTGHVRDKVADLIKFVESFYACGVTSAIFGNETTAGNFKPEPVYANIGKLLQGTHVYDMFRIVHDTTGGILVASPYPEDMEIPNIGERLNEYLQGREDIPTDYRISVAKLLEDITASYQGGWYSAISISGGGSPEATRMEIMRKYDIEERKSLIEKISGI